The Terriglobales bacterium sequence CCGCGGCGCCAATGGCAACGGAAACGGTGTCGCGCTCGCCGCTGCGGCGGCCGCCGGGGCCGATGGAGCGGCGGCTCCCAGCCCCTTTGATCCCGACGATGGCATGATCGCCTTCTCGGTTTAGGGAAAGGGCACGGCTTGAGCCGTGCCGCAACGAACGTTTTGATTTTGTCATTCCGAGCAAGCTTTAGCGCGCGAGGAATCCAGGCTTTTGAAACCGTCGACCCTAGACCGTCGACCTTTTAGGAGAGCAACAATGGCCAAAATCCACTACGACAATTCCGCCGATCTCGCCCTCATCCGCGGCAAGAAGGTCGCCATCCTCGGCTACGGCTCCCAGGGTCACGCCCATGCTCTGAACCTCCGCGACAGCGGCGTTTCGGTGCAGGTCGGACTGCCTGAAACCAGCCGCTCGCGCGCCCGGGCGCAACAACACGGCTTCGCCGTCGTCACCCCCGATCGCGCCTCTGCCTGGGCTGACGTCATCATGGTCGTCACCCCCGACACCGGCCAGGCGGCTCTCTACCGCTCCGCCATCGCGCCGCATCTCTCGCGCGGCAAGACCCTGATGTTCGCCCACGGCTTCAACATCCGCTTCAATACCATTCAACCGCCGGCCGACGTCGACGTCACCATGGTCGCGCCCAAAGCGCCCGGCCATCGCGTGCGCGAAGTCTTTGTCGAAGGCGGCGGCACGCCCGCGCTCATGGCTATCCACCAGGATGCCAGCGGCCAGGCCAAGGCGCTGACGCTGTCTTACGCCAAGGCTCTCGGCTGCACCCGCGCCGGAGTTCTGGAAACCACTTTCAAAGAGGAAACCGAAACTGATCTCTTCGGTGAGCAGACCGTGCTTTGCGGAGGCGTCAGCGCGCTGGTGAAGGCCGGCTTCGAAACCCTGGTCAACGCCGGGTACCAGCCGGAGATCGCCTACTTCGAGTGCCTGCACGAACTCAAGCTCATCGTCGACCTCTTTTACCGTGGCGGTCTTTCTTATATGCGCTACTCGGTCAGCGACACCGCCGAGCACGGCGATTACACCGGCGGCCCGCGCATCGTCACCGATGAAACCCGCAAGGCCATGCGCCAGATCCTCGCCGAGATTCAGGACGGCACCTACGCGCGCAACTGGATCGCCGAAAACGAGGCGGGACGGCAGTGGTTCTATGCCACGCGCCGCAGCGAGCAGGACCACCTCATCGAGCAGGTCGGGGCGAAGCTACGCAGCTTGATGCCCTTCCTCGACCCCATCGACGTCCGCGAGGAAACGCGACAGGCCGAAGCGGCAGAAAAGAATGCGGCGGCGCAGAAGACGCGCGCCGGCTCCGCCTCCGCCGCCGATTGATGAAGTGGGAAGGGCACGGCTTTAGCCGTGCCGCAACGAACCTTTAAT is a genomic window containing:
- the ilvC gene encoding ketol-acid reductoisomerase; protein product: MAKIHYDNSADLALIRGKKVAILGYGSQGHAHALNLRDSGVSVQVGLPETSRSRARAQQHGFAVVTPDRASAWADVIMVVTPDTGQAALYRSAIAPHLSRGKTLMFAHGFNIRFNTIQPPADVDVTMVAPKAPGHRVREVFVEGGGTPALMAIHQDASGQAKALTLSYAKALGCTRAGVLETTFKEETETDLFGEQTVLCGGVSALVKAGFETLVNAGYQPEIAYFECLHELKLIVDLFYRGGLSYMRYSVSDTAEHGDYTGGPRIVTDETRKAMRQILAEIQDGTYARNWIAENEAGRQWFYATRRSEQDHLIEQVGAKLRSLMPFLDPIDVREETRQAEAAEKNAAAQKTRAGSASAAD